The Deinococcus sp. KNUC1210 nucleotide sequence GGTGTCCACCGCGTCGGGCTGGCCGATACCGTGGGTGTCGCCACGCCCCGGCAGGTGTACACGCTGGTGCGCGAAGTTCGCAAGGTCATTCACGCCGAGTGCGGCATCGAGTTTCACGGGCACAACGACACCGGCTGCGCGGTTTCCAACGCCTACGAAGCCATCGAAGCGGGCGCGACCCACATCGACACCACCATTCTGGGCATCGGCGAGCGCAACGGCATCACGCCGCTGGGGGCTTCCTGGCCCGCATGTTCACCTTTGACCCGCAGGGCCTGATGGACAAGTACAACCTCGATCTGCTGCCGGAACTCGACGCCATGATCGCCCGGATGGTGGGCCTGCCGATTCCCTGGAACAACTATCTGACCGGCGAATTCGCCTACAACCACAAGGCCGGTATGCACCTGAAGGCCATCTATCTGAATCCCGGCGCATACGAGGCGATTCCGCCGGAAGTGTTCGGCGTGGGGCGGCGGATTCAGGCAGGCAGCAAGGTGACGGGCAAGCACGCGATTGCGTACAAGGCGCGTGAACTGGGCCTGCACTACGGCGAAGACGCCCTGCGCCGCGTGACCGACCACATCAAGGCGCTGGCCGAGCAGAACGAGCTGGACGACAGCCATCTGGAAAAGGTGCTGCGCGAGTGGGTGTCGGCGTAAAGACCGTGACGAGTGATGCGTGATGGGTGATGAGTTGTCGTGGGCGGGCTTTTAGAGTTTTAGTTTTACTGGTTGGCGGAAAGCGCGGGGCTGTGATGGGTCATGGGTGACGCGCCGTCACATGCACGGTTTGAAAGTTTGATCGTCTGGCAGAAAGCGCGTCTGCTGACTGCCGAAATCTACTTCCTTTCGCGCAAAAAAGAATTTGCGTCAGATCGTGGTCTGGCCTGGCAGATCCAGAGAGCTGCCGTCTCTGTGATGTCCAATCTGGCCGAAGGCTTTGAGCGCGGAAGACATACAGAATTCCATCAGTACGTCAGTATTGCCAAAGCTTCGTGTGCAGAAGTGCGCTCTCAGTTATATGTAGCGCTGGATATCGGCTATATCACCTCCGAAGAATTCACCGCCACCATGCAGCTTGCAGATCAGGTCGCCAGTCTCTGCGGTGGTCTGCGGGCCTCTCTGGAGCGCAAAATCAAAGCGAAATCATGACACATCACTCATCCCCCCTCACGCATCACACCCCTTACCGCGTTTATGCCGCTCCCCACACCGAGGGCGGCAAACTGGTTTCGGTCTTCCCCGCCGCTCAGGGCGACCTGCAGGCGCAGGCGGCCTCGGCTGGCACACCGCTCAGCGTGTTCATCGAGCAGGTGAACGAACAGGGCGCACAGCTGCGCGTCTTCACGCCCACCCGCGACAAGGGCGAATCCGACAGCGCTGCCATCGCTGCGCTCCACCACCTGTTCGCGGCGGGGCAGATTGCCGATGTCACCGACGTGCAGATGGCGGGTCAGACCTATCCGGCCCAGCTCTGCGGCGGAGAATGGCTGCTGCGGCAGGGCGACGTGAGCGTTTCGGATGCGCCGCACGCCGAGTTCGGCGCTCTGGGATTTACTCCCGACGCTGTGCAGATCGCGTCGACAGGCCGCCCGAATCTGGCAGTGCAGCTGCCCGATCTGGCGTCGCTGCAAGCGCTCACGCCTGACGCCGAAGTTATCCGGCAGCTCGGGCAGGCCACCGGCACCACCGGGCTGATTCTGTACACGCGGGAAGCGCCGCGTGCCGACGTGAGTTTCCGGGCCTTCGGGCCGCTGAAGGGCTTTTACGAGGACGCTGCCAGCAGCAACATGTTCGCGTGTCTGGTCGGGGCGCTGAGCGTGCGCGGGCTGCTGCCGGAACACGAACCGCTGGTGCGCGGGCTGCAACACATGCCGGGGCTGCCGTCTCGCCTGACTGCCCAGTACCTGCCGCAGCCGGGCGGCGCGAGCGACCTGTGGATCGGCGGAAGTGCCGTCCTGCTGGAGCCTGCCGGGCTGAACGGATGACCGGGCAGGCAGCGCCCCAGCTCCAGACGCCCCCGACCTTCAGCGATCTGCGGCGCGACTTCTCGTTCTCGGCGGTGCTGGCGGGCTTTATCTCGGTGGTGGTGGGCGTGTCGAGCAGCATCGGACTGGTGATCGCGGCGGCGCAGGCGGCCCACCTGACACCAACCCAGACCTCCAGCTGGATTCTGAGCATCTATATCGGCATTTTTGCGAGTGGCGTCCTGCTGACCTGGCGATACCGCGCCCCGATTCTGACCGCCTGGACGACGCCGGGCCTGGCGCTGGTGGTGTCACTGGCCGGGCACCTCAGCTTTCCCGAGATCATCGGGGCATATGTGGTGAGTGCCGTCCTGATTACCGCGCTGGGCCTCAGCGGAGCCTTCGAGCGCGTCACCTCGCGCATTCCCGCACCGCTGGCCGCCGCGATGCTGGCGGGCGTGCTGATTCCCTTCGTGCTGAACGCCTTTCGGGGGCTGCCGGGGTCGCCGCTGCTGGTGGGCGGCATGATCCTCGCGTACCTGCTGGGCCGCGCCCTGCTGCCGCGTTACGCCGTGCCGCTGGCGCTGCTGGTGGGTGTGCTGGTCTGTCTCCTGACCGGGCAACTCGGCAGC carries:
- a CDS encoding four helix bundle protein, giving the protein MGDAPSHARFESLIVWQKARLLTAEIYFLSRKKEFASDRGLAWQIQRAAVSVMSNLAEGFERGRHTEFHQYVSIAKASCAEVRSQLYVALDIGYITSEEFTATMQLADQVASLCGGLRASLERKIKAKS
- a CDS encoding PhzF family phenazine biosynthesis protein is translated as MTHHSSPLTHHTPYRVYAAPHTEGGKLVSVFPAAQGDLQAQAASAGTPLSVFIEQVNEQGAQLRVFTPTRDKGESDSAAIAALHHLFAAGQIADVTDVQMAGQTYPAQLCGGEWLLRQGDVSVSDAPHAEFGALGFTPDAVQIASTGRPNLAVQLPDLASLQALTPDAEVIRQLGQATGTTGLILYTREAPRADVSFRAFGPLKGFYEDAASSNMFACLVGALSVRGLLPEHEPLVRGLQHMPGLPSRLTAQYLPQPGGASDLWIGGSAVLLEPAGLNG
- a CDS encoding benzoate/H(+) symporter BenE family transporter — protein: MTGQAAPQLQTPPTFSDLRRDFSFSAVLAGFISVVVGVSSSIGLVIAAAQAAHLTPTQTSSWILSIYIGIFASGVLLTWRYRAPILTAWTTPGLALVVSLAGHLSFPEIIGAYVVSAVLITALGLSGAFERVTSRIPAPLAAAMLAGVLIPFVLNAFRGLPGSPLLVGGMILAYLLGRALLPRYAVPLALLVGVLVCLLTGQLGSVHSGGAFGTLAFTAPTFTLRGLLTLALPMTLLTLVSQNLTGVAVLRACGYERVPTSPLITVTGLASLLAAPFGAHTINLAAITAAIGASAESHPDSNRRYVAGFANAFFYLLVGIFAGWVASAVAAVPSALIVTLAGLALLNTTLGSLHTALHEERWREGAAITAFVTASGLSFLGLGSALWGLLLGGASAWLAWRRRR